A part of Anaeromyxobacter diazotrophicus genomic DNA contains:
- the glgA gene encoding glycogen synthase GlgA, whose protein sequence is MNVLFVASEVAPFSKTGGLGDVAGALPAALAARGHAVKVVTPRYGSIDPSAHALTRLPEVVHARGEVGGLWRGRLGGAEALLVEHERWFGHRRGLYQEHGRDYPDNAQRFAFLCRAALEVPRALGFAPDVVHLHDWQAALGAWMLRHEHPQAGWAGRARSVYTIHNLAYQGVFPKELVPAVGLPWEVFRYEAVEFYDQLNFMKAGIVFSDAVTTVSPNYAREILTPEHGCSLDGLLRHRAGRLSGILNGIDDAVWDPARDPQLAAHYDRAALAGKARCKQALQRELGLPVRADVPVVAMVGRLAEQKGIDLVAAALPALLQLDVQLALLGSGRRDYEELFARAAREVPARLAARIGFDEELAHRMEAGADAFLMPSRFEPCGLNQMYSLRYGTVPVVRAVGGLADTVEDFDGARRGTGFTFHEYHPAAMTTALRRALDVYRDARAWRGLQERGMAQDFSWRASAGAYERLFARLRSS, encoded by the coding sequence ATGAACGTCCTCTTCGTCGCCTCCGAGGTGGCGCCCTTCTCGAAGACGGGCGGGCTGGGCGACGTGGCCGGCGCGCTGCCCGCGGCGCTCGCGGCGCGCGGGCACGCGGTGAAGGTGGTGACGCCGCGCTACGGCTCCATCGACCCGTCGGCCCACGCGCTCACCCGGCTCCCCGAGGTGGTGCACGCGCGCGGCGAGGTGGGCGGGCTGTGGCGGGGCCGGCTCGGCGGCGCCGAGGCGCTCCTCGTCGAGCACGAGCGCTGGTTCGGCCACCGCCGCGGCCTCTACCAGGAGCACGGGCGCGACTACCCCGACAACGCCCAGCGCTTCGCGTTCCTGTGCCGGGCCGCGCTGGAGGTGCCGCGCGCGCTCGGCTTCGCGCCCGACGTGGTCCACCTGCACGACTGGCAGGCCGCGCTCGGCGCCTGGATGCTGCGCCACGAGCACCCGCAGGCGGGCTGGGCCGGCCGCGCGCGCAGCGTCTACACCATCCACAACCTGGCCTACCAGGGCGTGTTCCCGAAGGAGCTCGTGCCGGCGGTGGGCCTGCCATGGGAGGTGTTCCGCTACGAGGCGGTCGAGTTCTACGACCAGCTCAACTTCATGAAGGCGGGGATCGTCTTCTCCGACGCGGTCACCACGGTCTCCCCCAACTACGCGCGGGAGATCCTCACCCCCGAGCACGGCTGCTCGCTCGACGGGCTCCTGCGCCACCGCGCCGGGCGGCTCTCCGGGATCCTGAACGGCATCGACGACGCGGTGTGGGACCCGGCCCGCGATCCGCAGCTCGCCGCGCACTACGACCGCGCCGCCCTCGCCGGGAAGGCGCGCTGCAAGCAGGCGCTGCAGCGCGAGCTGGGGCTGCCGGTGCGGGCGGACGTTCCCGTGGTCGCCATGGTCGGCCGGCTCGCCGAGCAGAAGGGGATCGACCTCGTGGCGGCGGCGCTCCCGGCGCTGCTCCAGCTCGACGTCCAGCTCGCGCTGCTCGGCAGCGGGCGGCGCGATTACGAGGAGCTGTTCGCGCGGGCGGCGCGCGAGGTGCCCGCGCGGCTGGCGGCGCGGATCGGCTTCGACGAGGAGCTCGCCCACCGGATGGAGGCGGGCGCGGACGCCTTCCTCATGCCGAGCCGCTTCGAGCCGTGCGGGCTCAACCAGATGTACTCGCTCCGCTACGGCACGGTGCCGGTGGTGCGGGCGGTGGGCGGGCTCGCCGACACGGTGGAGGACTTCGACGGCGCCCGGCGCGGCACCGGCTTCACCTTCCACGAGTACCACCCGGCCGCCATGACCACCGCGCTGCGGCGCGCGCTCGACGTCTACCGCGACGCGCGCGCCTGGCGCGGGCTGCAGGAGCGCGGCATGGCGCAGGACTTCTCCTGGCGCGCCAGCGCCGGGGCGTACGAGCGCCTCTTCGCCCGGCTCCGCTCCAGCTAG
- a CDS encoding metallopeptidase family protein, with protein sequence MTGRSPRSPLLALLLAAACSRPVPPRPPAAAQASAPPPATRGQLAQVRPPPAPCARRGPARLLLEEADLELDRGQPARALACAEEALRLAPRLVAGLRLRAEALVDLDRLDDARLALSRALAIDPDDAETLHAAADLYVARLPGDRATLELGLEYALRGARAAERRGRADAELTGALVLLAAMAENDLGESRAALAHAERALALHRGDVDAQYERGVALYELCRFDEARGALERVRAQKPEDAWTLHYLALVAERSGQGRHAEELERRARTLAPDELGGGVTIARADFEAEVRRAVAALPEVERRALQAVPLEVADVPALDDLTAVDPPLSPSILGLFRGPSEGEPCLPEDGPRCRSVVLYRLNLARFARSQADLSEQVRVTLLHELGHLHGESDDELRARGLE encoded by the coding sequence GTGACCGGACGATCGCCTCGCTCCCCGCTCCTCGCGCTCCTCCTCGCTGCCGCCTGCAGCCGGCCCGTGCCGCCGCGGCCGCCAGCGGCCGCGCAGGCGAGCGCCCCGCCGCCCGCGACGCGCGGCCAGCTCGCCCAGGTCCGCCCGCCCCCCGCCCCCTGCGCCCGGCGCGGCCCCGCCCGGCTCCTGCTGGAGGAGGCGGACCTCGAGCTCGATCGCGGTCAGCCGGCGCGCGCGCTGGCGTGCGCCGAGGAGGCGCTGCGCCTCGCGCCGCGGCTGGTGGCCGGCCTGCGGCTCCGCGCCGAGGCCCTCGTCGACCTCGACCGGCTCGACGACGCGCGCCTCGCGCTCTCGCGCGCGCTCGCCATCGACCCCGACGACGCGGAGACGCTCCACGCCGCGGCCGACCTGTACGTGGCGCGCCTCCCCGGGGACCGCGCCACGCTCGAGCTCGGGCTCGAGTACGCCCTGCGCGGCGCCCGGGCCGCCGAGCGGCGCGGCCGCGCCGACGCGGAGCTCACCGGGGCGCTCGTCCTGCTCGCCGCCATGGCCGAGAACGACCTGGGCGAGAGCCGCGCGGCGCTCGCCCACGCCGAGCGGGCGCTGGCGCTCCACCGGGGCGACGTCGACGCGCAGTACGAGCGGGGGGTGGCCCTCTACGAGCTGTGCCGCTTCGACGAGGCGCGCGGGGCGCTGGAGCGCGTCCGCGCGCAGAAGCCCGAGGACGCCTGGACGCTGCACTACCTGGCGCTCGTGGCCGAGCGCTCCGGCCAGGGGCGCCACGCCGAGGAGCTGGAGCGGCGGGCGCGCACCCTCGCCCCGGACGAGCTGGGCGGCGGGGTCACCATCGCGCGGGCCGACTTCGAGGCGGAGGTGCGGCGCGCGGTGGCGGCGCTGCCGGAGGTCGAGCGGCGGGCGCTCCAGGCGGTGCCGCTCGAGGTGGCCGACGTGCCCGCCCTGGACGACCTCACGGCGGTCGATCCGCCCCTGTCGCCCTCCATCCTGGGCCTCTTCCGGGGCCCCTCCGAGGGCGAGCCCTGCCTCCCGGAGGACGGCCCCCGCTGCCGCAGCGTGGTGCTCTACCGGCTCAACCTGGCGCGCTTCGCGCGGAGCCAGGCCGACCTCTCGGAGCAGGTGCGCGTCACGCTCCTGCACGAGCTCGGGCACCTGCACGGGGAGTCGGACGACGAGCTGCGCGCCCGCGGCCTGGAGTAG